In one Lolium rigidum isolate FL_2022 chromosome 3, APGP_CSIRO_Lrig_0.1, whole genome shotgun sequence genomic region, the following are encoded:
- the LOC124702449 gene encoding UV-B-induced protein At3g17800, chloroplastic-like, whose protein sequence is MAALRPGPGPRAAIGDVRSVAVCRGSCRPSYLPSRSWQQGYVLNRKSKCISKKLLTTITGAKPDESEFDSVDAPLEPQTWEGSFLCGLLKSQPHIFLVAAAKQLQQMSIERKDTLTRWEHSIGSSEDCLHRRIAKMKEHECRTAIEDVMYVLIVHKYFKIEVPMVPNLSKLISNRRLRIWPPREADLESIHGPEELGLIREHLTNIIRWVHRNGPKINLSTLRVKRLQLGRIYSASVMYGYFLKSVTVRHRLELTLARPQEFLQPIQFLNAQLATTQKQEEKEAVCSSAQLLSSSKPSSVVDLHDLKSYIMGFDPKTLELCAKLRSSEASNLIEKHSQALFGENVSSTENDEAVILDPASLKRLLLEAIAFGSFLWDVEDYVDEIFKFQDS, encoded by the exons ATGGCCGCCCTCCGCCCTGGCCCCGGCCCCCGTGCCGCCATCGGTGACGTCCGATCGGTCGCCGTCTGCCGCGGCTCCTGCCGGCCCTCGTACCTCCCCTCCCGGAGCTGGCAGCAG GGATATGTGTTGAATCGTAAATCCAAATGTATCTCCAAAAAGCTGCTTACTACAATTACTGGTGCAAAACCTGATGAATCTGAATTTGATAGCGTTGATGCACCACTTGAGCCCCAAACATGGGAAGGGAGCTTCTTGTGTGGCTTGTTGAAGAGCCAGCCTCACATTTTTCTAGTTGCTGCAGCAAAGCAACTTCAACAAATGTCTATTGAAAGGAAAGACACTCTGACCCGCTGGGAACATAGTATCGGCTCTTCCGAGGACTGTCTTCACAG GAGGATCGCCAAAATGAAGGAGCATGAGTGCAGGACTGCTATTGAGGATGTCATGTACGTGTTGATTGTTCATAAATATTTCAAGATTGAAGTTCCAATGGTTCCGAATCTATCAAAACTCATCAGTAATAGAAGATTACGTATATGGCCACCAAGGGAGGCAGATCTTGAATCCATTCATGGACCTGAGGAGTTAGGTCTAATTAGGGAGCACTTGACCAACATTATCAGATGGGTGCACAGGAATGGTCCCAAGATTAATCTCTCAACACTTCGGGTCAAAAGACTGCAATTAGGTCGGATCTATTCTGCTTCAGTAATGTATGGATACTTCCTCAAATCTGTCACTGTAAGGCATCGTTTGGAGCTCACTCTTGCTCGGCCACAAGAATTTTTACAACCAATTCAGTTTCTCAACGCACAACTTGCAACCACCCAGAAACAAGAAGAGAAAGAGGCCGTTTGCAGTTCTGCACAATTATTGTCTTCTTCAAAACCAAGTTCTGTTGTTGATCTTCACGACCTGAAAAGTTACATAATGGGCTTTGACCCAAAGACCTTGGAGTTATGTGCGAAGCTGCGCTCAAGCGAAGCTTCTAATCTTATCGAGAAGCACAGCCAGGCACTTTTCGGAGAAAATGTAagttccacggagaatgatgaggCGGTAATACTTGATCCGGCGTCCCTGAAAAGATTGCTGCTTGAAGCCATTGCATTTGGTTCCTTCCTTTGGGATGTTgaagattatgttgatgagatattCAAGTTTCAGGATAGTTGA